From Aegilops tauschii subsp. strangulata cultivar AL8/78 chromosome 5, Aet v6.0, whole genome shotgun sequence:
CGGCGATGGAGGCGGACGGGCTGCTGAGGAAGATACGGGAGCTGGAGCAGGGGCAGGCCCAGCTCGTGCGGGAGATGGGCAGGCTCGCGCCGGGGCCCCGCGGCGCGCAGGCGCAGCCCGGGCCCAGCGGCCGCCCCGCGTTTCCGCCGCGGCATCCCTCCCCGTGGCGGCGCGCCCTCGCCGCGCTCCAGGACCCGTCGCCGCGGCAGCTCCGCGACAACCGCGCCAGGCTCTCCGACAGGCACTGCCACTGGATACTGCAGTCGCTGGGCCAGGCCGTGCACATCATCGCGCCCGACGGCAAGCTCCTCTACTGGTGAGCTTCCATCCGTATCTTGGCATGGCCCGATGCTCAGCAGGTGTTTGGTGAAATGCTGAACCAGTGTCATGCATAGGTTCAAGCATATGATTTGTAGGGCTTTTGGTTATTTAGTTGTGTAGTCTTGCCCAATATGCTGCGGGGATCTATTTGGAGGCTCAAAGGTTAGCTCTGAACTTAGTTTGGGCTGCACAAATCTCTTGTGCTGTTACAAGGATGTAATGACCTTTCCCTTGGGGCTGTATTGAAACAGTCCTGTGTGCATTAGCTTTCTTATGTGGTAGAGGAATCTATGGCTTTACTGGGTGGAAAGCGGTTGCTAAATTCACAACATGGATGTCCAGCCTCTAGCTTGTCCCGGTGATCACACTGGGATGTTTTATGGCATTGACCTGCTTAGCATCAACTCATCCTATGTAGGTATGGTAATAACTTAGGTTAGGTTTGTTCGAGATAGACCGCTAAAATCTCAACATGATGATTCTTGTAAAAGACACTGGATGTATCACAGCAATTCTTTGCATCATTGCATCGGTTAGTGAGCATTATTTTTTATTCTGGTATTGGTAAGCAAACTTGACCCACAAAAACTGTACAAACGTTGAAGCATCATGTCTGCTTTAAAGATCTACGTTATCTCAGATTGGCTGGAATAATTTGCCAACACTATGCCCATGCCACATATTTGGTGGACCTTAGTTATCATGGTGCATACCTATCATGCATTTTTTCGTGTGAATGGATATAATTTTTAGTCTCTGATTCACTTTGGTATATGATTCCAGTTTCGAAATTTCTTACAAGACTGTTTGAGAAGTTATGCTGTTTTTCTGGCAAGAAGAACGTGTAGTGAAAATGTTGCCATTCTGTTTGATCATATGAAGCGTCTTTTTACCAAACTCTTACCTTTGTACTGTAACCTAGGAACCGGTATGCCGAGCATATGTATGGCTATTCTGCATCAGAAGCAATTGGCCAGGATGCCATTGAGTTAATTGTTCATCCTACAGACTTTGATGCTGCAAACGTCGTTATCCAGAATATATTTATGGGCAAGTGTTTTAGAGGAAAGTTTCCTGTTAAAAACAAGTCAGGAGAGAGGTTCTTTATTGTTGTCCATAACACTCCTTTATATGATGACGATGGTAGCTTGATTGGCCTCATATGTGTCTCACTTGATGTACGGACACTGCAGGAGATATTTAGTCCTTCAACCACAGAGAAATCCTGTCAAAGTTCATCAAAGCCCCATTTTCATGTTAACAACTGGCCTAAAAGTGGTTCACAAAACAAAGGTTCTTTTGACTCCCAGCAACCTCTGCAATCTGCTAGCACCTCCAAGATAACAACTTTTGTAAGTCGCATTTCTGAGCAAACAGAAGAAGGAATTCGAATGTTTAGTTTTAATGGAAAGATTCTCTTTCTGATATTTACTGATAATTTATTTCCTAGTGTATTCTCTTTCTGATTTTTCAATAACAACACAGGCGACCAAGCTTACAAGTAGAGTCCGTTCTCGGATAAGGACGGGTCAGAATTGTGAGAGACGGTGTGCTAGTGGCTGTGAGGATCAGTATTCTGAACATGATGTCAGGGCGGACCTGACATCAAGTGAGGCAAGCACCCCGAATGGGGATGTACGGTATGGCGCTTTTGTTGCTGAAGAGAAATCCCCTGGGGAGTTGAGCAAAACAAATATCGATGATTCAGGAGAAGGAAAAGTAGGGTTTCACAAAATGTTTAGTTCAAAGGCCGAGGTATTGCTGGCCAAGAAGGGGATATCCTGGCCTCGGAAAGGGCGTGAAAATGATGGGGGTTCTGGGAAGAGTAACATACCCTCAACACATTTACATGATAAGCAAGCGAATGACCAGAGTCATCAGAGAGTTCCAGTTGTACAGCCTATTATAATTCCAGACTGCCAAGACACTAAATACGCCCACTCAAGCAAATATGAGTTCTCAGGTTCCTGGTGGACTTTTAACAATACCAGTAGTATCAGCAGCACAAGTACTATTGGCAGTCCTATCGAGAGAGTGGATTATGAAGCGGACTGCTTAGATTATGAGATTCTGTGGGAAGATCTAGTAATTGGAGAACAAGTAGGCCAAGGTAGTTATCCTCCCTTTGCAATTACTCCATCTTTCTGGACATGTCTTGTTCTGGTGAATCAGTCCTGTTCTGGGCGACCACTCGTTATTCTCCATTTTCCACGAAAAAACGTCCAAAATGAAGGAAGGTTACTTTAACGCGCATAAGACATGTGCATGCACTTATTTACTACTGAAATTTCATGTAAATTTTCAAATAGAATTAATAAGAAAATGCCTATTCTTGAACAGATGTATGCAAGGCGGGCGTCGCCCGCTTCTGTAAGAGAGACCACTCATTTTGTACTATTGTTGTGTTTGATTCATGCAGGTTCTTGTGGAACAGTGTATCATGCTTTGTGGTATGGTTCGGTATGTATGTTCTGTTGCGTGGTTATGAATTTAGCTTTACATCTTAATAATCAATTCTCAATATTTCCCCCCATTTTGTAGGATGTGGCAGTTAAATTGTTCTCCAAGCAGGAATATTCAGAAGAAATGATAAATACGTTCAGACAAGAGGTAGGCATTTATATACGACTGCAATTTCTGCTGACCCTCAATTGCTGATGAAATTGAGTATTATGTCAATGGAactgcattatatctactgtctTATTGAATCAGATACTCCAGTGCAAAAACTAATTCCAGATTACGGTTGGACCCTGTGATGTTCACAGAACCCATAATTGCTATTTTTCTATTCTGTGTTGTTGTTCATGTGGGTAACTATGAAGAAAATGATGCAGTGTTAACAAAATTTCACTATGTTGATTTCTTTTGTAGGATATCAATTAGTAGTACATTGATAACTTTCTTAACCATGTTCTTGTGATT
This genomic window contains:
- the LOC109772735 gene encoding uncharacterized protein; amino-acid sequence: MRMRQHRAAAGSAGGMSGMAPRHAAPRRPPPSLHYVKREPVRRWPCCLGLLPAARSLTEPASYRAAMEADGLLRKIRELEQGQAQLVREMGRLAPGPRGAQAQPGPSGRPAFPPRHPSPWRRALAALQDPSPRQLRDNRARLSDRHCHWILQSLGQAVHIIAPDGKLLYWNRYAEHMYGYSASEAIGQDAIELIVHPTDFDAANVVIQNIFMGKCFRGKFPVKNKSGERFFIVVHNTPLYDDDGSLIGLICVSLDVRTLQEIFSPSTTEKSCQSSSKPHFHVNNWPKSGSQNKGSFDSQQPLQSASTSKITTFATKLTSRVRSRIRTGQNCERRCASGCEDQYSEHDVRADLTSSEASTPNGDVRYGAFVAEEKSPGELSKTNIDDSGEGKVGFHKMFSSKAEVLLAKKGISWPRKGRENDGGSGKSNIPSTHLHDKQANDQSHQRVPVVQPIIIPDCQDTKYAHSSKYEFSGSWWTFNNTSSISSTSTIGSPIERVDYEADCLDYEILWEDLVIGEQVGQGSCGTVYHALWYGSDVAVKLFSKQEYSEEMINTFRQEVSLMKKLRHPSIILFMGAVASEERLCIVTEFLPRGSLFQLLQKDTGKLDPRRKLNMAIDIARGMNYLHNSIPTIVHRDLKSSNLLVDKNWTVKVADFGLSRLKLETFLTTKGGKGTPQWMAPEVLRSEPSNEKSDVYSYGVVLWELVTHKIPWDTLNPMQIIAAVGFMDRRLEIPSNTDPHWASIIESCWDSDPQRRPSFQELLERLQDLQKQYVVQARTRREAAGKGAGKMSPEDC